The following proteins are co-located in the Candidatus Planktophila lacus genome:
- the argR gene encoding arginine repressor, with translation MAKVLNSSSVSARRAKAIALIKAGVVHSQSDLVKLLKKAGFDVTQATASRDLEELGAVRSRSGSGELIYQLGTTADGSIARSMPLPSDLILSVESSGNLAVVRTPPGGAQFLASSLDNSGLENIIGTIAGDDTVLVVSKKATGGADLAKELLSFGAGAKRGSAKRKAKK, from the coding sequence ATGGCTAAGGTGTTGAATTCAAGCTCGGTTTCTGCGCGCCGCGCGAAGGCGATTGCATTAATCAAGGCAGGTGTTGTTCATTCGCAATCTGATTTGGTTAAGTTACTGAAGAAGGCCGGCTTCGATGTCACGCAGGCAACTGCAAGTCGCGATCTAGAAGAGCTTGGCGCCGTTCGTTCGCGTAGCGGGTCTGGCGAATTGATCTATCAACTTGGAACAACCGCTGATGGCTCGATCGCGCGATCTATGCCACTTCCTTCGGACCTGATTCTCTCGGTCGAATCATCTGGCAACCTTGCCGTAGTTCGCACACCACCTGGTGGAGCCCAATTTTTAGCAAGTTCACTCGATAACTCAGGCCTTGAAAACATCATCGGCACTATCGCCGGTGACGACACGGTTTTAGTTGTATCGAAGAAGGCCACCGGTGGAGCCGATCTTGCGAAAGAATTACTCAGCTTCGGCGCAGGCGCAAAACGCGGATCTGCAAAACGAAAGGCGAAGAAATAA
- the argJ gene encoding bifunctional glutamate N-acetyltransferase/amino-acid acetyltransferase ArgJ yields the protein MKLPKGFTAASCAAGLKSSGALDLTLIVNKGPKFDAAAVYTSNQVVAAPVIWSKQVTKEKIVRAAILNSGGANACTGPQGFADTHRTAEHVGEVLGISSGEVVVCSTGLIGELLPMEKIISGIDQISKALSTDSLQDVASAIMTTDSVSKIANFKNDHFEISGVAKGAGMLAPALATMLSVVMTDALLPDNAQEIFQRVCDRTYNRIDSDGCTSTNDTVLLMGSGASGYGPSEPELESALMEICGSLSQQLIADAEGSTKTVAIEIKNATSESDAVEVARACARNNLLKCAIFGGDPNWGRVLAAVGTARAHLNPLDIDVTLNGVQVARSSAPFEDRNKVSFADRLVTIQVDLKVGNFSATVFTNDLSHDYVHENSAYAT from the coding sequence ATGAAACTGCCTAAAGGCTTTACCGCCGCTTCCTGTGCTGCGGGGCTGAAGAGTTCTGGCGCTTTGGATCTAACGCTGATTGTAAATAAAGGTCCTAAATTTGATGCGGCAGCGGTTTACACATCAAACCAAGTTGTGGCTGCGCCAGTTATTTGGAGCAAGCAAGTAACCAAAGAAAAGATTGTTCGTGCAGCAATTCTTAACTCAGGTGGTGCTAACGCCTGCACAGGGCCACAAGGCTTTGCTGACACCCATAGAACAGCAGAACACGTTGGCGAAGTACTCGGCATTTCATCTGGCGAAGTAGTTGTCTGCTCGACTGGCTTGATTGGCGAGCTACTGCCGATGGAGAAGATTATTTCTGGCATAGATCAGATTTCCAAAGCGCTCTCAACCGATTCGTTGCAAGATGTAGCTAGTGCAATTATGACAACCGATAGCGTTTCCAAGATTGCCAACTTTAAGAACGACCACTTCGAAATATCCGGAGTCGCCAAGGGAGCCGGAATGCTGGCGCCCGCTCTGGCGACCATGCTTTCGGTTGTGATGACAGATGCTCTTTTGCCAGATAACGCGCAAGAGATATTCCAAAGAGTCTGCGATCGCACCTACAATCGAATCGATTCTGATGGTTGCACATCAACTAACGACACTGTGTTGCTGATGGGTTCTGGCGCCAGCGGATATGGTCCGAGCGAGCCTGAACTAGAGAGCGCGCTGATGGAGATCTGTGGTTCTTTGTCACAACAACTAATTGCAGATGCTGAGGGATCAACAAAGACTGTGGCGATCGAGATCAAGAACGCTACTTCTGAAAGTGATGCTGTAGAAGTGGCCCGAGCATGTGCCCGTAATAATTTATTGAAATGTGCGATCTTCGGTGGAGATCCAAACTGGGGTCGAGTCCTGGCCGCTGTCGGAACTGCCCGAGCTCACTTAAATCCGCTAGATATTGATGTCACTCTTAACGGGGTACAAGTCGCAAGATCTAGCGCACCGTTCGAGGATCGCAATAAAGTTTCATTTGCGGATCGCCTGGTAACAATTCAAGTTGATCTCAAGGTTGGTAACTTCAGCGCAACTGTCTTCACCAATGATCTCTCCCATGACTATGTTCACGAGAACTCGGCCTACGCAACATGA
- the argC gene encoding N-acetyl-gamma-glutamyl-phosphate reductase produces MKIGVIGASGYAGGELLRLLAGHPEFEVCCVTAHSNAGEEITSVHPQLTTYAGQSFSSFKASDFESCELIFLALPHGESATVIASLSPIAKIVDLGADYRLEDSYKWEKYYGGAHAGTWTYGAPELPGARTAIAKATRVANPGCYATAIALGTAPAAKIADLSDVVVIAASGTTGAGRSAKINLIASEVMGSLTSYKFGGVHQHTPEIEESITRATGTAVKISFTPILAPMPRGILATITMKINSAMTTEAAHKIFTEAYEGEEFVNVLPLGQMPQTSSVLGSNYVSMQVAVDEHTNRLVVSVAIDNLVKGAAGQAIQNANIICGLPENLGLTGMGLGV; encoded by the coding sequence ATGAAAATCGGAGTTATTGGAGCTAGTGGCTACGCCGGGGGAGAACTCCTGCGCTTGCTGGCTGGGCACCCTGAGTTTGAAGTTTGCTGCGTTACGGCTCATAGCAACGCTGGCGAAGAAATCACTTCGGTCCATCCGCAGTTAACCACTTACGCCGGTCAAAGTTTTTCATCATTCAAGGCGAGTGATTTTGAAAGCTGCGAACTTATTTTCCTTGCGCTGCCACATGGCGAGAGCGCCACAGTTATCGCATCCCTTAGTCCAATAGCAAAGATTGTCGACCTCGGTGCTGACTATCGCTTAGAAGACAGTTACAAGTGGGAAAAGTATTACGGTGGTGCTCACGCCGGGACATGGACATACGGTGCACCTGAACTCCCTGGAGCTCGTACTGCAATCGCTAAGGCGACAAGAGTGGCTAATCCTGGTTGCTACGCCACAGCGATTGCTTTAGGTACCGCACCTGCTGCAAAGATTGCAGATCTGAGTGATGTCGTAGTTATTGCAGCATCCGGAACAACAGGTGCAGGTCGTAGCGCGAAAATTAATCTGATTGCAAGTGAAGTTATGGGAAGCCTAACTTCCTATAAATTCGGGGGAGTCCACCAGCACACTCCTGAAATCGAAGAATCGATAACCCGCGCTACGGGCACGGCGGTAAAGATCTCCTTCACACCAATTCTTGCGCCAATGCCGCGGGGAATTCTGGCAACCATCACCATGAAGATTAACTCTGCAATGACGACTGAGGCAGCCCACAAGATATTTACCGAAGCATATGAAGGTGAAGAATTCGTAAATGTGCTCCCACTTGGGCAAATGCCACAAACATCTTCAGTTCTTGGAAGTAACTATGTTTCGATGCAAGTGGCAGTGGATGAACACACCAATCGTTTAGTCGTTAGCGTGGCAATCGATAACTTGGTTAAGGGCGCTGCCGGGCAAGCAATCCAGAACGCCAACATCATCTGCGGACTTCCTGAAAACCTTGGGCTAACCGGCATGGGTCTTGGGGTATGA
- the tyrS gene encoding tyrosine--tRNA ligase, with protein MATQSKALIDDLKWRGLFSQSTDEAALIQALSKPTTLYIGFDPTAPSLHVGNLVVLLALRRFQLAGHIPIALVGGATGLIGDPSGKNEERSLNTTDVVAAWVERIRVQVSKYLDFDAKDNAAIVANNLDWTSPLSAIEFLRDVGKHFSVNQMLAKDSVSSRLEAGGISYTEFSYQVLQSFDFLELFRRHNCTLQLGGSDQWGNITAGLDLIRRVESGSAHALTIPLLAKADGSKFGKTAGGAIWLDPEMTSPYAFFQYWLNTDDKDVINFLKVFSFKSREEIEALEKSHSENPGAREAHRALARELTSLVHSAQICDRVEAAARALFGQGELSELDEATLTAALAELPRTTVKSGEPIPTWVDLLAATGVVDSKSAARRIVKEGGAYLNNAKISGEDFAPSKSDFLCGKYAVLRKGKRDLAAVELL; from the coding sequence ATGGCTACGCAATCAAAGGCGCTAATCGACGATCTAAAGTGGCGCGGTCTCTTCTCGCAATCAACAGATGAAGCAGCCCTTATCCAGGCGCTATCAAAACCGACGACTCTCTACATCGGTTTCGATCCGACCGCCCCTAGTTTGCACGTCGGAAACCTCGTTGTTCTGCTGGCCCTGCGCCGCTTTCAACTAGCGGGCCATATTCCAATCGCCCTTGTCGGGGGAGCCACCGGTTTAATCGGGGATCCAAGTGGAAAGAACGAAGAACGCAGCCTCAACACAACCGATGTAGTTGCAGCTTGGGTAGAACGTATCCGCGTACAGGTCTCAAAGTACTTAGATTTCGACGCCAAAGATAACGCGGCAATTGTCGCCAATAACCTTGATTGGACATCACCACTTTCTGCGATCGAATTCCTGCGCGATGTAGGAAAGCACTTCAGCGTCAACCAGATGCTTGCTAAGGATTCAGTTTCATCACGTCTTGAAGCAGGTGGTATTTCATACACTGAATTTTCCTATCAAGTACTTCAATCATTTGATTTCCTTGAACTTTTCCGCCGCCACAACTGCACGCTCCAATTAGGCGGCTCAGATCAATGGGGAAATATAACTGCAGGTCTAGATCTAATCCGGCGCGTTGAATCAGGCAGCGCACATGCTTTAACAATCCCGCTACTCGCTAAGGCTGATGGTTCTAAGTTTGGAAAAACTGCAGGGGGTGCAATCTGGCTAGATCCAGAGATGACTTCTCCTTATGCGTTCTTCCAATACTGGTTGAACACTGACGATAAAGATGTCATCAACTTCTTAAAGGTTTTCTCTTTCAAATCTCGCGAAGAGATAGAAGCGCTTGAAAAATCACACTCTGAAAACCCTGGCGCACGTGAGGCGCATCGCGCACTTGCTCGCGAACTAACGTCACTCGTTCATAGCGCTCAAATTTGCGATCGCGTAGAAGCAGCAGCGCGTGCGCTCTTTGGACAAGGCGAACTTTCAGAGTTAGATGAGGCAACTTTGACGGCCGCACTTGCAGAACTTCCTCGCACAACTGTTAAGAGCGGCGAACCGATTCCAACATGGGTAGATCTCCTTGCAGCAACTGGTGTCGTCGATTCAAAGTCTGCCGCCCGCCGAATCGTTAAAGAGGGTGGGGCGTATTTGAATAACGCCAAGATCTCTGGCGAAGACTTTGCCCCCTCAAAAAGTGACTTTTTATGCGGTAAATATGCAGTTTTACGTAAAGGAAAGCGTGACCTTGCAGCGGTAGAGCTGCTCTAA
- the argB gene encoding acetylglutamate kinase, whose translation MIVVKFGGHAMKDENGGFAKAIAAAQESGVKIVVVHGGGPQIDAALKEEEIASEFIGGFRVTTPEIFEVVERVLVNEVGPEVVNSLRSAGVNAVALSGRTSECLIAELLRKLVDGSPVDLGLVGVITAVNPQAINSALKGGQVPVISPIATDENFKGGLNVNADLAAAAIAGALSAESLIIMTDVAGIYRAWPDTSSLISAISYAELDAMKSTFAEGMAPKVKACLDAIDGGASAVRIIDGTDPSAFAMALGNSGGTLVTK comes from the coding sequence ATGATCGTCGTTAAATTCGGTGGCCACGCCATGAAGGATGAAAATGGTGGTTTCGCTAAAGCAATCGCAGCAGCGCAAGAGAGCGGTGTGAAGATAGTTGTTGTCCACGGTGGGGGACCGCAGATCGATGCAGCCCTTAAGGAGGAAGAGATTGCTTCGGAATTTATTGGCGGATTCCGCGTCACCACCCCTGAAATCTTTGAAGTAGTTGAAAGAGTCTTAGTAAACGAAGTTGGCCCAGAAGTTGTTAATTCGCTTCGCAGCGCTGGAGTTAACGCTGTCGCGCTATCTGGCCGTACCAGTGAATGCTTGATCGCCGAACTGCTTCGCAAATTAGTTGATGGCTCGCCAGTTGATCTAGGTTTAGTTGGAGTAATCACTGCAGTCAATCCACAGGCGATCAACAGCGCTCTAAAGGGCGGGCAAGTTCCAGTGATCTCACCGATTGCCACCGATGAAAACTTTAAAGGTGGTCTTAACGTCAATGCCGATCTCGCAGCAGCTGCGATCGCAGGCGCGCTCAGTGCTGAAAGTTTGATCATCATGACCGATGTTGCCGGCATCTATCGCGCATGGCCTGATACTTCATCTCTGATTTCAGCTATCTCTTATGCTGAACTAGATGCAATGAAATCAACATTTGCCGAAGGCATGGCACCAAAAGTTAAAGCATGTCTAGATGCGATAGATGGCGGAGCAAGTGCAGTAAGGATTATCGATGGAACCGATCCATCGGCCTTCGCAATGGCGTTAGGTAACTCTGGCGGAACGTTGGTGACTAAATGA
- the argH gene encoding argininosuccinate lyase — MALWGGRFSDAPDDAVFALSRSVDFDWRLAPYDLRSSLAHLRVLKSSGLLKEDVVSQIESAIRELIDEVAIGKFVAIEDDEDVHSALERGLTEKIGDVGGALRAGRSRNDQVATDLKLFAIDHMMEISQMIMELQKSLAAKAAEYGDAPAPGFTHMQHAQPILFGHELAKHIHAFARDLDRIQDWLKRTSVSPLGSGALAGSGLGLRPEVTAKDLGFASPSANSIDGVSDRDFVAEALFIISMVGVHLSRIGEEWCIWATSEFGWAKVADAYSTGSSIMPQKKNPDMAELARGKAGRLIGNLTGVLAMLKGLPFAYNRDLQEDKEPLFDSIDTLILVLPAVTGMVATTTFDRAKMLAAAPQGFSLATEIADFLVRANVPFASAHEAAGKCVALCEEKKVELHELSDQDFVGVHPQLTPEIRTVLTVEGAIASRTTVGATGGTALAAQLASANSDIKAAEKKLSDQMSAFSAMMGE; from the coding sequence ATGGCTCTCTGGGGTGGACGCTTCTCTGACGCACCAGATGATGCGGTCTTTGCGCTTTCACGTAGCGTTGACTTCGATTGGCGGCTAGCGCCTTACGATCTGCGTTCATCGCTAGCGCATCTGCGAGTGCTTAAATCTTCAGGGCTTCTGAAAGAGGATGTTGTGAGCCAGATTGAAAGCGCTATTCGTGAATTAATCGATGAAGTGGCTATCGGTAAATTCGTAGCCATCGAAGACGATGAAGATGTTCATAGCGCGCTAGAACGTGGCCTAACCGAGAAGATTGGTGATGTTGGGGGAGCGCTGCGCGCAGGTAGATCACGCAATGATCAGGTTGCGACAGATCTAAAACTTTTCGCAATCGATCATATGATGGAAATTTCTCAGATGATCATGGAACTTCAAAAGTCGCTTGCAGCAAAGGCCGCAGAGTATGGCGATGCGCCTGCGCCTGGGTTTACTCATATGCAGCATGCGCAACCGATTCTCTTTGGTCACGAATTAGCAAAACATATACACGCCTTTGCTCGCGACCTCGATCGAATTCAAGATTGGTTAAAGCGCACATCGGTAAGCCCACTTGGTTCGGGAGCTCTCGCTGGATCAGGGCTTGGCTTAAGGCCAGAAGTAACGGCGAAGGATCTAGGTTTCGCGTCACCTTCTGCAAATAGCATCGATGGCGTATCCGATCGCGACTTCGTTGCCGAAGCGCTCTTTATTATTTCAATGGTTGGCGTTCATTTATCTCGTATCGGAGAAGAGTGGTGTATCTGGGCAACATCTGAATTTGGATGGGCGAAGGTCGCCGATGCTTACTCAACTGGATCATCGATCATGCCGCAGAAGAAGAATCCCGATATGGCAGAACTAGCTCGCGGCAAAGCTGGTCGCTTAATTGGAAATTTAACTGGAGTCTTGGCAATGCTTAAGGGACTTCCATTTGCTTACAACCGCGATCTTCAAGAAGATAAAGAACCGCTATTTGATTCGATCGATACTTTGATCCTTGTTCTACCTGCAGTTACAGGCATGGTTGCCACAACAACTTTTGATCGAGCCAAGATGTTGGCTGCTGCGCCACAAGGTTTCTCACTTGCAACTGAGATTGCTGATTTCTTAGTACGCGCAAATGTTCCATTCGCATCAGCCCATGAAGCAGCGGGCAAGTGCGTCGCACTTTGTGAGGAAAAGAAAGTTGAACTCCACGAGTTAAGCGATCAGGATTTTGTTGGGGTCCATCCGCAACTAACTCCTGAGATCCGCACGGTACTTACCGTTGAAGGCGCGATCGCATCTCGCACAACCGTTGGCGCGACGGGTGGCACTGCTTTGGCGGCGCAATTAGCATCAGCGAATTCCGACATAAAAGCTGCTGAAAAGAAATTATCCGACCAAATGAGTGCATTCTCAGCGATGATGGGGGAGTGA
- a CDS encoding acetylornithine transaminase produces MSPVKKSTVTTWNDVMQLNYGVPEINLVSGKGLVVTDSEKKKYLDFLGGIATNILGHAHPAIVKAVSTQVAKLGHVSNFYSHPSGLALAKKLQEMTGDNTARVFFCNSGAEANEAALKLSRKTGKTRIVATTGAFHGRTMGALSLTGQESKRAPFRPLLKDIKHVPFGDISAMYKAVSKKTAMVIVEPILGEAGVVTPPDGYLKQLRSLCDQHGALLVFDCVQTGMGRTGNWFGYEHENVRPDVITLAKGIGGGLPLGAMITLGSKTPQFAPGEHGTTFGGNPIAAAAGLAAISVIEKNRLMTQAKSFEKRLKIKISAIRGVREVRGRGLLIGIAVDGEYAKELAAQLAKNGFLVNSPNLETIRIAPALIVTKAQIDKFIVAFAKAMKEVTNG; encoded by the coding sequence ATGAGCCCAGTTAAGAAATCGACAGTGACTACTTGGAACGATGTAATGCAGTTGAATTACGGCGTTCCAGAAATCAATTTAGTCTCAGGAAAAGGCCTAGTAGTAACTGATTCAGAGAAGAAGAAGTATCTAGATTTCCTCGGCGGCATCGCCACAAATATTCTCGGCCACGCCCATCCTGCAATAGTTAAGGCGGTTTCCACACAAGTTGCAAAACTTGGCCATGTTAGCAATTTCTATAGCCATCCATCAGGTCTTGCTCTAGCTAAGAAGTTGCAGGAGATGACCGGAGATAACACAGCAAGAGTTTTCTTCTGTAATTCAGGAGCAGAGGCGAATGAAGCCGCACTCAAACTTTCGCGGAAAACTGGAAAGACGCGAATTGTTGCAACAACTGGGGCATTCCACGGTCGCACCATGGGAGCACTTTCACTGACTGGCCAAGAAAGCAAGCGCGCACCGTTTCGACCTTTACTCAAAGATATTAAGCACGTGCCATTCGGTGATATCTCAGCGATGTACAAAGCAGTCTCTAAGAAAACGGCGATGGTCATTGTTGAGCCAATTCTCGGTGAGGCAGGGGTTGTAACGCCACCAGACGGATATTTAAAGCAGTTGCGGTCACTTTGTGATCAGCACGGTGCGCTTCTAGTTTTCGATTGTGTACAGACCGGCATGGGGCGAACTGGTAATTGGTTTGGATATGAGCACGAGAACGTTCGCCCTGATGTCATCACTCTCGCAAAAGGTATTGGTGGCGGTCTTCCGCTCGGTGCGATGATCACTCTCGGCAGCAAGACTCCACAATTTGCTCCAGGTGAACATGGAACAACTTTCGGCGGAAACCCAATTGCCGCTGCCGCTGGCTTAGCTGCTATCTCTGTAATCGAGAAGAACCGATTAATGACGCAGGCCAAGAGTTTTGAGAAACGCTTGAAGATAAAGATCTCAGCGATACGTGGCGTGCGCGAAGTTCGGGGTAGAGGTTTACTTATTGGAATCGCAGTTGATGGTGAGTATGCAAAAGAGTTAGCCGCTCAGTTAGCAAAAAATGGGTTCTTGGTAAATTCTCCAAATCTAGAAACTATACGAATTGCTCCGGCGTTAATTGTCACCAAGGCTCAGATCGATAAATTTATTGTGGCTTTCGCAAAGGCGATGAAAGAGGTAACTAATGGCTAA